One Sulfolobus sp. S-194 DNA segment encodes these proteins:
- a CDS encoding RNA-binding domain-containing protein — protein MKLSNLSIIIFCHETENKDKILVALEDFFGNILNSSELIETKAEGHYGNSIEIIEYKLTGRNATEVANKIFNSFDYADLILLLSTLNERMEGSKLHLRIDKQRFIAEKKISLKDGDDIIKIIMSFKGKVTEQLKEELKQIANRNLHT, from the coding sequence ATGAAACTCTCAAACCTATCTATTATAATTTTTTGTCATGAGACTGAAAATAAAGATAAAATTTTAGTAGCTTTAGAAGATTTTTTTGGAAATATTCTAAATTCCTCAGAATTAATAGAAACAAAAGCCGAAGGACATTACGGCAATTCTATTGAGATCATAGAATATAAACTAACTGGAAGAAATGCCACCGAGGTTGCAAATAAGATATTTAACTCTTTTGATTATGCTGATTTAATACTTTTGTTATCTACATTAAATGAAAGGATGGAAGGAAGTAAACTTCATTTGAGAATAGATAAACAAAGATTTATTGCAGAAAAGAAAATTAGCTTAAAAGATGGTGATGATATAATTAAAATAATAATGAGCTTTAAAGGAAAAGTTACGGAGCAACTTAAAGAAGAGTTGAAACAAATTGCTAATAGAAACTTGCATACTTAA
- a CDS encoding Rpp14/Pop5 family protein: MDILNLLVFIWLLVLTVMVIFSYRTKIIYIKKIKNKRDTRAKRYVIFDIISEDNFEIREIEEAVRNSVKELGGKIWLDLSNPKVIMIYNNRGIISTNRIGYKIIIASLPLIKKIKNKEVLLVPRRTTGSLKRAKRLIGIE; the protein is encoded by the coding sequence ATGGACATTCTTAATTTACTAGTTTTCATCTGGCTTTTAGTTCTTACTGTTATGGTTATTTTCTCATATAGAACTAAAATAATCTATATTAAAAAAATTAAAAACAAGAGGGATACAAGAGCCAAAAGATATGTTATTTTTGATATAATCAGTGAAGATAACTTCGAAATAAGGGAAATTGAAGAAGCAGTGAGAAACTCAGTAAAGGAATTAGGAGGAAAAATTTGGCTAGATCTTTCCAATCCTAAAGTTATTATGATATATAATAATCGTGGTATTATATCTACTAATAGAATAGGCTATAAAATTATTATAGCAAGCTTACCTTTAATAAAAAAGATTAAGAATAAAGAGGTTCTTCTTGTACCTAGAAGAACTACAGGAAGTTTAAAAAGGGCTAAACGATTAATAGGAATTGAGTGA
- a CDS encoding ribosome assembly factor SBDS has protein sequence MTKKEEYVIARYEHGGERFEILVKPKEANELKSGKSISLSDVVVSDEIYKDVKKGLKASPSALKKVFGTTDFEEIARQIILKGEIQVTAEQRKEMIENKKKQIIDYISRNAIDPKTHLPIPRTRIEMAMEQARVQIDPNKDVEGQALQIIKEIAKVIPIKVARALIEIKVDPKHSSKVKSQLHNLGEVKKTNWLGDGTLVAELEIPAGMQQEVIDKLNSLTKGEVEVKILQVK, from the coding sequence ATGACTAAGAAAGAAGAATATGTTATTGCTAGATATGAGCATGGTGGTGAAAGATTTGAAATATTAGTAAAACCTAAAGAAGCTAACGAATTAAAAAGTGGGAAAAGTATAAGTTTGTCTGATGTTGTTGTATCCGATGAAATATATAAAGATGTAAAAAAAGGGCTTAAAGCGTCACCTTCGGCTTTAAAAAAAGTTTTTGGAACTACAGATTTTGAGGAAATCGCACGACAAATAATTCTTAAAGGAGAAATTCAAGTAACTGCAGAGCAAAGAAAAGAAATGATAGAGAATAAAAAGAAACAAATAATAGATTATATTTCAAGAAATGCGATAGATCCAAAAACCCATTTACCTATACCTAGAACTAGAATTGAAATGGCAATGGAGCAAGCTAGAGTACAAATAGATCCTAATAAAGATGTAGAGGGGCAAGCATTACAAATAATAAAAGAAATAGCTAAAGTGATTCCTATAAAAGTTGCTAGAGCACTAATAGAAATAAAAGTTGATCCAAAACACAGTTCAAAAGTAAAGTCCCAACTCCATAATTTGGGTGAAGTAAAGAAGACTAATTGGCTAGGGGATGGTACTTTAGTAGCGGAATTAGAAATACCAGCAGGAATGCAACAAGAAGTTATAGATAAGTTAAATTCTCTAACTAAAGGAGAAGTTGAAGTAAAGATTCTTCAAGT
- the psmA gene encoding archaeal proteasome endopeptidase complex subunit alpha has translation MAFGPAAMGYDRAITIFSPDGSLYQVDYAFEAVKKGWTTLGVKTKAGVVLIGEKRKATQLLDVDSIEKVFILDDHVGCSFAGLASDGRILIDYARSQALQHRLIYDEPINIDYLTKLVSDVKQMYTQHGGVRPFGVALIIGGIDKGKTPKLLMTEPSGQFMPYYAVAIGQGGYTATEYFEKNYREDLNIQDTILLGIRALASTLKPGEKLAPSNIEVGFADIDSGMFRKMSFEERASILQKL, from the coding sequence TTGGCATTTGGACCAGCCGCTATGGGATATGATAGGGCAATAACCATATTCTCGCCCGACGGATCACTATATCAAGTAGACTATGCATTTGAAGCTGTAAAGAAAGGTTGGACTACTTTAGGGGTAAAAACAAAAGCTGGTGTTGTTCTGATTGGCGAAAAAAGAAAAGCTACACAACTTCTTGATGTCGATAGCATAGAAAAAGTCTTTATTCTTGATGACCATGTAGGGTGTAGCTTTGCTGGATTAGCCTCAGACGGAAGAATATTAATTGACTATGCGAGATCTCAAGCACTTCAGCATAGGTTAATATATGATGAACCTATCAATATCGACTATCTTACAAAATTGGTTTCAGACGTAAAACAGATGTATACTCAGCACGGTGGAGTAAGACCCTTTGGTGTTGCTTTAATTATAGGTGGTATTGATAAAGGAAAAACGCCAAAATTATTAATGACAGAGCCAAGTGGTCAGTTTATGCCTTACTATGCTGTAGCTATTGGACAAGGTGGATATACCGCAACAGAATATTTTGAGAAAAACTATAGAGAAGATCTTAATATACAAGATACAATATTACTCGGAATTAGAGCATTAGCATCTACTCTTAAACCCGGAGAAAAACTTGCACCTTCTAATATCGAAGTTGGATTTGCTGATATAGATTCTGGAATGTTTAGAAAGATGAGCTTCGAAGAAAGAGCATCAATATTACAAAAATTATAG
- a CDS encoding RNase P p30-like protein, translating to MLIETCILNSALFNYLKKVGYDYFLSEDHLMGHRRISIEAKNSKSIANFLKSNPKSLVFVKPLSVDALKYSIIDDRISGVILSAENTHIFKKTMLNLIREYEKPVEIQLRHLNSFVLRKFIIWSYKWISFPLISSCANSLGEIWPPLSKINLLVIHGADEEEAIDWIYFSPQRLISKYGHS from the coding sequence TTGCTAATAGAAACTTGCATACTTAATTCAGCTCTTTTTAACTATCTAAAAAAGGTAGGATATGATTACTTTTTATCAGAGGATCATTTAATGGGACATAGAAGAATAAGCATAGAAGCTAAGAATTCTAAGAGCATTGCAAATTTTCTTAAATCAAATCCTAAGAGTCTAGTGTTTGTAAAACCACTAAGTGTGGATGCGTTGAAATATTCTATCATAGATGATAGAATAAGCGGTGTTATATTATCAGCAGAAAATACTCATATATTCAAAAAGACAATGCTTAATTTGATTAGAGAATATGAGAAACCTGTAGAAATTCAATTACGTCACTTAAATTCATTTGTTTTAAGAAAATTTATAATATGGTCCTACAAGTGGATATCTTTCCCTTTAATATCTTCTTGTGCAAATTCTTTAGGAGAGATCTGGCCTCCTTTGTCTAAAATAAACTTACTAGTTATTCATGGAGCAGACGAAGAAGAGGCGATTGATTGGATTTATTTTTCACCACAAAGACTTATTTCAAAGTATGGACATTCTTAA